In a genomic window of Bradyrhizobium ontarionense:
- a CDS encoding HlyD family type I secretion periplasmic adaptor subunit, translating to MSRSSAVATVRQFQSETDAIREAPEPLAARATLYVLVAFILAMIAVMCLMRLDRVVSSVGGKIVPLDAINVLQALDASIIKSIDVREGEQVASGQLLATLDPTFTQADVAQYKAQVASLSAQVLRDKSELANTALVFPQENDAEFASYAALQKALYQQRRAQYLAQIASFDSKIGQTEATIAKLQKDDERYAQRDDVLQKIEAMRSTLADSGSGSKLNLYLSQDSRLEILRQMDNTHNSLVEAKHQLQSLRADRQAFIEQWNAQLSQDLVTTQNSLDTAKAAYDKAMRHQDLVRLTATEPSVVLTLARLSVGSVLKPGDPFITLMPVRARLEAEIKIASRDVGFVRPGDPCSLKVDAFNYSEHGTAQGKIRWVSEGAFTLDDDGKPVDAFYKARCSVDAANFRDVPANFRLIPGMTLTGDVHVGTRSVAVYVLGGMLHGLGQAMREP from the coding sequence TTGTCTCGTAGTTCCGCGGTCGCGACCGTTCGTCAGTTCCAGTCGGAAACCGACGCGATCCGCGAGGCGCCCGAGCCGTTGGCCGCGCGCGCCACGCTGTATGTGCTCGTCGCCTTCATCCTGGCCATGATCGCCGTGATGTGCCTGATGCGCCTCGACCGGGTCGTCTCCAGCGTCGGCGGCAAGATCGTGCCGCTGGATGCGATCAACGTGCTGCAGGCGCTCGATGCCTCGATCATCAAGAGCATCGACGTGCGCGAAGGCGAGCAGGTCGCGAGCGGCCAGCTGCTGGCGACCCTGGACCCGACCTTCACCCAGGCTGACGTGGCGCAATACAAGGCCCAGGTCGCGAGCCTCAGCGCGCAGGTGCTGCGGGACAAGTCCGAGCTGGCCAACACGGCACTGGTTTTCCCGCAGGAGAACGACGCCGAATTCGCCAGCTACGCCGCCTTGCAGAAGGCGCTGTATCAGCAGCGCAGGGCGCAGTATCTGGCGCAGATCGCCAGCTTCGATTCCAAGATCGGCCAGACCGAGGCGACGATCGCGAAGCTGCAGAAGGACGACGAGCGCTATGCGCAGCGCGACGACGTGCTGCAGAAGATCGAGGCCATGCGCTCGACCCTGGCCGACAGCGGCAGCGGCTCGAAACTCAACCTCTACCTCTCGCAGGATTCGCGGCTCGAGATCCTGCGCCAGATGGACAACACCCACAACAGCCTGGTCGAGGCCAAGCATCAGCTCCAGTCGCTGAGGGCCGACCGCCAGGCGTTCATCGAGCAGTGGAACGCGCAGCTGAGCCAAGACCTGGTGACGACGCAGAACTCGCTCGACACCGCCAAGGCCGCCTATGACAAGGCGATGAGGCACCAGGACCTGGTGCGTCTGACGGCGACCGAGCCGTCGGTGGTGCTGACGCTGGCCAGGCTGTCGGTCGGCTCGGTGCTCAAGCCTGGCGATCCCTTCATCACGCTGATGCCGGTCCGGGCCCGGCTTGAGGCCGAGATCAAGATCGCCTCGCGCGATGTCGGTTTCGTCCGCCCGGGCGATCCGTGCTCGTTGAAAGTCGATGCCTTCAATTACTCGGAGCATGGTACTGCGCAGGGCAAGATCCGCTGGGTCAGCGAAGGTGCGTTCACGCTAGATGACGACGGTAAGCCGGTCGATGCCTTCTACAAGGCGCGCTGCTCGGTCGATGCCGCCAACTTCCGCGACGTGCCGGCGAACTTCCGGCTGATTCCGGGCATGACGCTGACCGGCGACGTCCATGTCGGCACACGCTCGGTCGCAGTGTATGTGCTTGGTGGCATGCTGCATGGTCTCGGCCAGGCGATGCGTGAGCCATAG